One window from the genome of Haloprofundus halobius encodes:
- a CDS encoding nicotinamide-nucleotide adenylyltransferase: MRGFYIGRFQPYHNGHHHMVEEIETEVDELVLGIGSAGDSHSPRNPFTAGERVMMLTKSLAEFDITTYVVPIEDLERNSVWVSHVQSMCPSFDVAYSNNPLVIQLFNEAGVEVRQSPMFRREVLEGTELRERMIQDENWKHLVPPAVVDVVEEMNGIERIQRVSDSDANGDSNSDPA; this comes from the coding sequence ATGCGGGGGTTCTACATCGGACGGTTCCAGCCGTACCACAACGGCCACCACCATATGGTCGAGGAGATCGAGACCGAGGTCGACGAACTCGTCCTCGGCATCGGGAGCGCGGGCGACTCGCACAGTCCGCGAAACCCGTTCACCGCCGGCGAGCGCGTGATGATGCTGACGAAGTCGCTGGCGGAGTTCGACATCACGACCTACGTCGTCCCCATCGAGGACCTCGAGCGAAACTCCGTCTGGGTGAGTCACGTCCAGAGCATGTGTCCCAGTTTCGACGTCGCCTACTCGAACAATCCGCTCGTCATTCAACTGTTCAACGAGGCGGGCGTCGAAGTCCGCCAGTCGCCGATGTTCCGGCGCGAGGTGCTGGAGGGAACGGAACTCCGCGAGCGGATGATTCAGGACGAGAACTGGAAACATCTCGTCCCGCCGGCCGTCGTCGACGTCGTCGAGGAGATGAACGGCATCGAACGCATCCAGCGCGTCAGCGACTCCGACGCCAACGGCGACAGCAACAGCGACCCGGCGTGA
- the lonB gene encoding ATP-dependent protease LonB — translation MSNDMDKDDSLPEQGADESAPTSEKDVTDPVDDGTDERTIDDLGSDVEVSAEVADDVDEDDLLGGLKIDSSEDIEVPDRLVDQVIGQEHARDVILKAAKQRRHVMMIGSPGTGKSMLAKAMSELLPKEELQDVLVYHNPDDGNEPKVRTVPAGKGEQIVEAHKEEARKRNQMRSFLMWIIIAVVVGYSLIIAQQVLLGILAAGIIFLAFRYGSRGSDAMIPNLLVNNADTSTAPFEDSTGAHAGALLGDVRHDPFQSGGMETPSHDRVEAGAIHKANKGVLFIDEINTLDIRSQQHLMTAIQEREFSITGQSERSSGAMVQTEPVPTDFVMVAAGNLDAMENMHPALRSRIKGYGYEVYMDDTIEDTPEMRRKYARFVAQEVAKDGRLPSFNEAAIEEIILEARRRAGRKGHLTLELRNLGGLVRVAGDMARAEDAEFTTREHVLQAKGRSRSIEQQLADDFIQRRKDYELSVNEGYVVGRVNGLAVMGEDSGIVLPVMAEVTPSQGPGTVIATGQLKEMAQEAVDNVSAIIKKFSDENISEKDIHIQFVQAGQGGVDGDSASITVAAAVISALENVGVDQSLAMTGSLSVRGDVLPVGGVTHKIEAAAKAGMDRVIIPAANEQDVMIEDEYEEMIEIIPVSHISEVLDVALEGEPEKDSLVDRLKSITGSAFEKQGTPSPSNPSPQ, via the coding sequence ATGAGCAACGACATGGACAAAGACGACAGCCTCCCGGAACAGGGGGCAGACGAGTCCGCGCCGACGTCCGAGAAAGACGTCACCGACCCCGTCGACGACGGGACCGACGAGCGGACCATCGACGACCTCGGCAGCGACGTCGAGGTGTCGGCCGAGGTAGCCGACGACGTCGACGAGGACGACCTCCTCGGTGGCCTCAAAATCGACTCCAGCGAGGATATCGAGGTCCCCGACCGACTCGTCGATCAGGTCATCGGACAGGAACACGCACGCGACGTCATCCTGAAAGCGGCCAAGCAGCGTCGCCACGTCATGATGATCGGCTCTCCGGGCACTGGGAAGTCGATGCTGGCGAAGGCGATGAGCGAACTCCTCCCGAAGGAGGAACTCCAAGACGTTCTGGTCTACCACAACCCCGACGACGGCAACGAACCGAAGGTTCGGACCGTCCCCGCGGGCAAAGGTGAACAGATCGTCGAGGCCCACAAAGAGGAAGCCAGAAAGCGCAACCAGATGCGCTCGTTCCTCATGTGGATCATCATCGCGGTGGTCGTGGGCTACTCGCTCATCATCGCCCAGCAGGTGCTCTTGGGTATCCTCGCGGCCGGTATCATCTTCCTCGCGTTCCGCTACGGCTCCCGCGGTAGCGACGCGATGATTCCGAACCTCCTCGTGAACAACGCCGACACCTCGACGGCACCGTTCGAGGACTCCACGGGCGCGCACGCCGGTGCGCTGCTCGGCGACGTCCGCCACGACCCGTTCCAGTCCGGTGGGATGGAGACCCCGAGCCACGACCGAGTCGAAGCGGGCGCGATTCACAAGGCGAACAAGGGCGTGCTGTTCATCGACGAGATCAACACGCTCGACATCCGCTCCCAGCAGCACCTGATGACGGCGATTCAGGAGCGCGAGTTCTCCATCACCGGCCAGTCCGAGCGCTCCTCGGGCGCGATGGTCCAGACGGAACCGGTCCCGACGGACTTCGTGATGGTCGCGGCGGGGAACCTCGACGCGATGGAGAACATGCACCCCGCGCTGCGCTCCCGTATCAAAGGGTACGGCTACGAGGTGTACATGGACGACACCATCGAGGACACGCCGGAGATGCGCCGCAAGTACGCGCGCTTCGTCGCCCAGGAGGTCGCCAAGGACGGTCGCCTCCCCTCGTTCAACGAGGCTGCTATCGAGGAAATCATCCTCGAAGCCCGTCGCCGCGCGGGGCGGAAAGGCCACCTCACCCTCGAACTGCGTAACCTCGGCGGGTTGGTCCGCGTCGCGGGCGACATGGCCCGCGCCGAGGACGCCGAGTTCACCACCCGCGAGCACGTGCTGCAGGCGAAAGGTCGCTCGCGCAGCATCGAACAGCAGCTCGCGGACGACTTCATCCAGCGCCGCAAGGATTACGAACTCTCGGTCAACGAGGGCTACGTCGTCGGCCGCGTCAACGGACTCGCGGTCATGGGCGAGGACTCCGGTATCGTGCTCCCCGTGATGGCCGAGGTGACCCCTTCGCAGGGCCCCGGCACGGTCATCGCTACCGGTCAGCTCAAGGAGATGGCCCAGGAGGCCGTCGACAACGTCTCGGCGATCATCAAGAAGTTCTCCGACGAGAACATCTCCGAGAAGGACATCCACATCCAGTTCGTGCAGGCCGGACAGGGCGGCGTCGACGGCGACTCCGCCTCCATCACCGTCGCGGCCGCCGTCATCAGCGCACTGGAGAACGTCGGCGTGGACCAGTCGCTGGCGATGACCGGTTCACTGTCGGTCCGCGGCGACGTGCTCCCGGTCGGCGGCGTCACCCACAAGATCGAGGCCGCCGCGAAGGCGGGCATGGACCGCGTCATCATCCCCGCTGCGAACGAGCAGGACGTGATGATCGAGGACGAGTACGAGGAGATGATCGAGATCATCCCCGTCAGCCACATCAGCGAAGTGCTCGACGTGGCGCTCGAAGGCGAACCCGAGAAGGATTCGCTCGTCGACCGCCTCAAGAGCATCACCGGCTCCGCGTTCGAAAAACAGGGCACTCCGAGCCCCTCGAACCCCAGTCCGCAGTAG
- a CDS encoding SAM hydrolase/SAM-dependent halogenase family protein: MITLASDFGTPYPAAMKGVILAETNTRLVDIAHDFPRQDVRTAAFWLREVLPHFPPAVHLAVVDPGVGTDRAALVVRAGDHALVGPDNGLLLPVARRLADRQNRGAPDVFDYAYENPDSTTFHGRDVFAPAATEVHEVGVDAVESLDAVSPVDDYVDLRFPEPERRDDGATGEVLVVDDFGNAVTNLPGGLLDGRDAGTVNGERAPVGQSFAAVDPGERLLTVGSHGNVELAVNRGRGDDAFGVGVGDEVRLQFDG, from the coding sequence ATGATCACGCTCGCCTCCGACTTCGGCACGCCGTACCCCGCCGCGATGAAAGGCGTCATCCTCGCGGAGACGAACACCCGTCTCGTCGACATCGCCCACGACTTCCCCCGACAGGACGTTCGAACGGCTGCCTTCTGGCTCCGTGAGGTGCTTCCGCACTTTCCGCCCGCGGTTCACCTCGCCGTCGTCGACCCCGGAGTCGGCACCGACCGCGCCGCCCTCGTCGTCCGTGCGGGCGACCACGCGCTCGTCGGTCCCGACAACGGTCTCCTGCTTCCGGTGGCGCGACGACTCGCCGACCGGCAGAATCGCGGTGCACCCGACGTGTTCGACTACGCCTACGAGAACCCCGACTCGACGACGTTCCACGGACGCGACGTGTTCGCACCCGCCGCCACCGAGGTTCACGAGGTCGGCGTCGACGCCGTCGAGTCGCTCGACGCCGTCTCGCCGGTCGACGACTACGTCGACCTCCGGTTCCCCGAACCCGAACGCCGCGACGACGGCGCGACGGGCGAAGTGCTCGTCGTCGACGACTTCGGCAACGCCGTCACCAACCTCCCCGGCGGCCTCCTCGACGGCCGCGACGCGGGAACCGTGAACGGCGAGCGCGCCCCGGTAGGCCAGTCGTTCGCCGCCGTCGATCCCGGCGAGCGACTGCTCACCGTCGGCAGTCACGGGAACGTCGAACTGGCAGTCAACCGTGGCCGCGGCGACGACGCGTTCGGCGTCGGCGTCGGCGACGAGGTTCGACTCCAATTCGATGGTTGA
- a CDS encoding CPBP family intramembrane glutamic endopeptidase translates to MADWSTFAGFAGVVLVLLLLLARASQGIVSDGDAGVVDSPADDFDDSDDSTASIESDSELGAVASGEMSGPSSDTEPAERAATAEAADRTVKRDTTDAAERPRRLEDVEFPGRVQYGPAPERRPASSEDGGDDEGERIGHASGPPGDADESDEQTTLGDLSTGALLLNVALSQGLFAGLLLAGAWVAEIPASAFGVTAATTDLTALSVGVAFGVGLYVLNELAATVGERFDLGGGEALREALAPDSAGGWAVLLLVVLPIIAGFEELLFRGALVGVLSIGFGLSPWLLAVLSSVAFGLGHGAQGPVGILVTGAIGFVLAAAFVLTESLLVVVVAHYLVNALEFVVHEGFGWERSGWERTS, encoded by the coding sequence ATGGCCGACTGGTCGACGTTCGCGGGTTTCGCGGGCGTCGTCCTCGTTCTATTACTATTACTCGCGCGTGCGTCGCAAGGTATCGTGAGCGACGGCGACGCGGGCGTCGTCGATAGCCCCGCAGACGACTTCGACGATTCCGACGATTCTACCGCTTCCATCGAGTCCGACTCGGAGTTGGGAGCGGTAGCTTCCGGGGAGATGTCGGGCCCCTCGTCGGATACCGAACCCGCCGAGCGAGCGGCCACCGCCGAGGCTGCCGACCGGACGGTCAAGCGCGACACCACCGACGCCGCCGAGCGGCCGAGACGCCTCGAAGACGTGGAGTTCCCGGGACGAGTTCAGTACGGTCCTGCACCCGAGCGTCGACCCGCCAGTTCCGAAGACGGCGGAGACGACGAGGGCGAACGAATCGGTCACGCGAGCGGACCACCGGGCGACGCGGACGAGTCCGACGAGCAGACGACGCTCGGCGACCTCTCGACGGGAGCGCTGCTTTTGAACGTCGCGCTCTCACAGGGGTTGTTCGCCGGACTGCTGCTCGCCGGCGCGTGGGTCGCAGAGATTCCGGCGTCGGCGTTTGGCGTCACCGCGGCGACGACGGACCTCACGGCGCTCAGTGTCGGCGTCGCGTTCGGCGTCGGTCTCTACGTGCTCAACGAACTCGCGGCGACGGTCGGCGAGCGGTTCGACTTGGGGGGTGGCGAGGCGCTTCGGGAGGCGTTGGCCCCCGACTCCGCCGGCGGGTGGGCGGTCCTGCTCTTGGTCGTGCTCCCCATCATCGCCGGCTTCGAGGAGTTGCTGTTTCGCGGCGCGCTCGTCGGCGTGCTCTCCATCGGCTTCGGTCTCTCGCCGTGGCTGCTCGCCGTGCTCTCGTCGGTCGCGTTCGGTCTCGGCCACGGCGCCCAGGGACCGGTCGGCATCCTCGTCACCGGCGCGATCGGATTCGTCCTCGCGGCGGCGTTCGTCCTCACCGAGAGCCTGCTCGTCGTCGTCGTCGCCCACTACCTCGTGAACGCGCTGGAGTTCGTCGTCCACGAGGGGTTCGGCTGGGAGCGGTCCGGATGGGAACGAACGAGTTAG
- a CDS encoding MGMT family protein — protein MEDAGIYARESPTLDTVVQLGVVGGRVINVSFPDSIPDDAETDHSLLDRIFDYLDGAEDHFDDAPVALTVPTDRRSVLEATRNVPYGETISVERLARLAGLDADEEDDIRLVENALRENPVPLLIPDHRIRATGATPEDVAAALRRVEQG, from the coding sequence ATGGAAGACGCAGGAATCTACGCGCGCGAGTCGCCGACACTCGATACTGTCGTCCAACTCGGCGTCGTCGGCGGCCGCGTCATCAACGTCTCGTTCCCCGACTCGATACCCGACGACGCCGAGACCGACCACTCGCTGTTGGACCGCATCTTCGACTACCTCGACGGCGCTGAGGACCACTTCGACGACGCGCCCGTCGCGCTGACGGTGCCGACCGACCGGCGGAGCGTGCTCGAAGCGACTCGAAACGTCCCCTACGGCGAGACGATCTCGGTCGAACGACTGGCGCGACTGGCCGGACTCGACGCCGACGAGGAGGATGACATCCGACTGGTCGAGAACGCGCTTCGAGAGAATCCGGTGCCGCTTCTCATCCCCGACCATCGGATTCGGGCGACCGGCGCGACGCCGGAGGACGTGGCGGCGGCACTACGGCGCGTCGAGCAGGGGTAG